CGGGCCGGTCACCATCACGTCGCGATCGCGGTAGTCGTAGGCCTCGTCCCAGTCGAAATAGCGGTTCTCGTAATTGCGCCCGCCGGCGATGCCGATGACCCCGTCGACCAGCAGCAGCTTGTTGTGCATGCGCTGGTTGAACTGGAAGAAGCAGCACAGCAGGTTGGCGGCGAACTCGAGCGGGGGCGTCGCCGCCTTGTCGAAGGCCGGATTGTAGAGGCGGATTTCAAGATTGACGTGGGCGCCGGCGACCTGGCTCAGCAGGGTGCTGTCGCCCAGCGAGAACAGCTGGTCGGCGAGGATGCGCACGCGCACGCCGCGCCGCGCCGCCTTGATCAGCTCATCCAGCACCAGGTACCCCGCATCGTCCTGGGAGAAGATGAAGGTCTGGGTATCGATGCTCGCGCGCGCGGAGCGGATCAGATGGATGCGCAGCGCCAGCGATTCCGCGCCGCGATCCAGAATATTGGCGAAATGCACCGGTGCGGTGTCGCTCGAGCCGGCGCCGGCCTGATCGATCAGGCGGCGCAGCGGCGTATCGCTGGCGCAATGGTCTGCGCTGCCGCAGTGGTCTTTCCGGTCGACCTGTGCCTGGATGACCGCTTCGGCGCGCCGTACGCGGTCGCGCGACAGGGCGCAGCCCTGCAGGAGCAACAGGGCGAGGAGGAGGACGATCATGCCACCCGGGCACAGGCAAGACAGGCGCAACGAGAACAGACGCATCAACCGCTCAACTGGAATCACCGGCCGCAGCCGCAAAGATCACGAAATGCAGCCGAACGCGGTCACTGAGCGTGCCGCGTCGGCTGCGCATGCCAAATTCCGCCCGGGAGATCGCGCCCTCGGCCTGCACCGGGCAGGCGCGGGAGGCACGACCGGGGCATTGGGATGCCGCCAGGTGGAACCGGGTGGGACGTTGAATCCCCCGTACTGTCAATTTTCCCGGGATATCGCCGCCGCTGTCGAGCACCGCCAGCGGAAACGGTTCTGAGGTAAATGTGATTACTGGAAATTGCGCGACATCGAAGAACTCGGCCGACTTGACCCAGGTTTCGTGCGACTGCCGGCGCATGTCGACGCGGCGCGCATCAATCACCGCCTCGACCTGCGCCTGCCCGGCTTGCGCATCAATGCGCACATGACCGCTGACGCCGCTGAACCGGCCGGAAATATCCATCAGCCAGAGCGCACGGACGGTGAATTCCGCGCTGCTGCGCTGGCGGTCCAGCGCGATGGTCTCTGCGGTCGCTGCACAGTTCGTCAGGGCGCACAGTCCGGCCAGCGCCAGACCGTGCCAGAGTGCCGCTGGCCGTCCCTGTGCCATGGCCGCTCAGGGTGACCAGAACGCCTTGAGGCTTCCGGCGCCTGGTTCGAGCGAACCGTCGAGTTCGAGCCAGGCGATACCCGCCGGTGGCATGCCGCGAAATTCGCCGGACTGGCCGGTCGCCAGCAGGGCCACGAGGGTTTCGATACCGGGATTGTGACCGACCAGCAGGACCTGCTCGGCGTCGCTGTGCGAATCGAGCAGGCTCATCAGAGTGCCGGCCGTGGCGTCGTAGATCGCCGGCTCAAAACGCGTATCGCTGAATTCCAGTGCGGCCAGGACGCGTTCCAGGGTTTGCCGGGTGCGCGCAGAGGGCGAACACAACACCCGCGCCGGCCGGGCGCCGCGCCGCTTGAGCCACGCGGCGGCGGCCTCGGCTTCGGCCTCGCCGGTCAGGCTGAGGTTGCGTTCATCGTCGGCCTCGCCGGCGCGGGCTTTCTCGGCATGGGCGTGGCGCAACAGAATCAGTTCGTGCATCGCATTCCCCTCTTGGGCCGTCATGGCCGGCCTATGTTGCCGCAAGCACGGGCACTCGTGGCAAGGGTTGCCGATGCGGTAGCGGTGCGGAACCTCAGTCGTGCTTCTTCAACCAGCGCAGGAGCGGCTTCCAGTCGTCCTGGTGACCGCGCACCGCCTCGGAGTGGTAGTCGAACAGGCTCTTGCCCAGGCCCGTGGCCATCACATACCCCTGGGTGTCGCGGATCTCGGCGACGACCGGCAAGGCCATCTGGCGCATCTGTTCCAGGGCCAGCTGGGTACCGTGGGTCCAGGGACGCAGGCGATTGGCCACCAGCCCCCCGCCGACCTTGTCGCGCTTGATCCGCGCCAGTTGCGCCAGCCCCTGAACGAAGGGACTGCTCGCCTCCAGGTCGAAGGGCGACGGCAGCACGGGCACCAGGACGGCGTCGACGAAATCGAGGAACCCTTCGATGTCTTCCACCGTGGAGCCGGCGGCGGTGTCGATGATGACGCGCTGCGCCCCGTCGGGAATGCGTTCGCGCCAGCCGCGGCGGGTGCCGTCAATGGGCAGCACGGCGCTGGCCATGCCTGCCCGGCGTTCGCACCAGTGCCGGCTGGCGGCCAGCCGGTCGCAATCCACCAGGACCGTATTGAAGCCCGCGATGGCATCGTGCGCCGCGAGATGGGTGGCGAGGGTCGTCTTGCCGCAGCCGCCCTTGCAACTGGCTATCAGGACTTTCCGCATCGAAATCGTCCTTGCGTGGCCAAACGCCCGGGAGCGTACATCGGCCGGGTGCTGCTGGGAACGATGCGGTGCCTTTCGGCGGCCTGCGCTGCTGCGTCTATGGCAGCAGGCCAAGCCCAGGTAGACCTGAATCGAGGGCGTGCTCTGATTGTCTGGAGCCCTTTGAGTCGGGGGCGGCCAAACGCCGACAATTCCGGCGTTTGGCGGGTGGGGTGTGTTGGCATCGGCAGGCATTCGGCCAGCCCGCTTGTTCAGATCATTGCCAGGTGCGCCATTCGTCCATCGCACGCAATCGTCTACTGACGCCCCGGGAAAAGTGTGCGGACGATGCGGCACTCGCGGAGCCACGGCCTATTGCGCCTGGCGTGGCACCCAGTCCGGTGGTGGTACGAGGGATTTGCCCGCGCGTTCCAAGGCGCGTTTCATGGAAGCGATCTCGTCGCCGGTGGCGAGGAATTCGTCATTTCGTGCCTTCTGGTCTGCGCGTGACAGCGTGTTAAGCAGCTTGAACTGCCACCGAAGTGTCCGGTGTTCTTCTGCTTCGTCCGCAGTCTGTGACCCCATGCGAGCCTGTATGCCTGTTCCGATGATCCGATCGATCACGGTGTTTGACCGGGTCAGCGGACGGGCGGCACCGCTACAGGTTTTGCGGACCTCTTCGGCCGTCGGATTGCGACAGGTGACATTCAACAGATAGAACGGTTCTCCGGCCATGGCCACCGACGAATCCAGGAATACTTCGGCCTGCCTGAGGTCAGTCAGCGCCTCGTAGGCCGCGCGATGGTCCGGATCTGCACTGGCTGCGGCCAGCACGCCACGTATCCACTCGACCCGGTGCGCATCGAATCGCGTCGACCCGGCCATCCGTTCATACGCCATAGCGGCAACGGGGGCGTTACCCCCACGCTGGGCGGCTTCGGCCAGTATCAACCAGGCGGCACCGTTGTCGGGTTCACGTTCGGCCAGCTGCTGGAGGAACGGAATGACACGTTTGTCGGCTCCACGCTGGCGCAGCAGCACGCGTGCGGCGATCCACTGCAAGTTCGTGTCGTCCGGTTCAGTGCCAGCCAGCAGGATGGCCAGGGCGATCTCGTCTTCTGCCGGATCCGTTCCGGGGCACTCGGAAATGCTCCGCAGATACAGGCTGCTCGCTTGTTGGACCGGCCGTGAATCGACGCTCAGGCGTTGCTGCAGTTCACAGCGCAGCTGCTCCCAGTCGGTTGCGTCGGCGCTCTCGACCGACCCTGCTGCGATATCCATCGCCGTCGCAGTGACGGAGCCCGTCGTGGCCAGCAGGACGCCGACCGAGAGGCAGAGCCCAGACCACAATCGGCAGCGCGCGTTAAGCAGGGATGCAGACATGCAAAATCCATTCGTTGCAAGGTGGAACCGCATCGTATGCGCAGTGCGAGCGCGAAGTGGCCCCATCCATGGACATGGAAACGGTGAAAGATGCGCGCCACACCCCTGCGCTGGCGGACGGTGGTCGCTGCGATGTGGAGCGGTGCTATGGTTTTCCTTTCGAGCGGGGCGCTATACCCAGTCATCACGCCTCGCGGTCGGGCGGCGGCACCGCGCTTTCGGCAACTTCCGCCAAAGCGCAGGCGATCACGATGCCGATGCCGCGACGAATAGTCATGAACCTATCTCCGACAGGCTGGGAAAGGCCCCAGGTTGGACCAACCACTCCGCGCTGGGAAGCAAATCACTGCGACCGACCGTTCCCTCGGGGAGCACAAAACCGGGGCAGCAGCGATCGCTCGCCGCCGCCCCAACGCCGCATCACACGGTGATTTCGCTGACGGGTTCCAGATCGACGAAAACGACGTAGGTGGCGTCTTCGCAGGAGAAGGTGACCTGCCAGTCGCCCTGGGCTGTTGGCGTCACCACGGCATTGTCGAAGGCCGGGACACCCGCCGTCGTGGCGGGCGACTTGCCGGTCAGTTCGAGCAGGCGGGCGCATGCGCAACGCAGGGCCTGGAAGCGAGGGTATTCCCGCGCAGTCAGGTAGGCGTGCGCGGTCAACAGGTAGAGCGGATTCACAAGGGGCCTCTCT
This genomic stretch from Tahibacter amnicola harbors:
- a CDS encoding YceI family protein; the protein is MAQGRPAALWHGLALAGLCALTNCAATAETIALDRQRSSAEFTVRALWLMDISGRFSGVSGHVRIDAQAGQAQVEAVIDARRVDMRRQSHETWVKSAEFFDVAQFPVITFTSEPFPLAVLDSGGDIPGKLTVRGIQRPTRFHLAASQCPGRASRACPVQAEGAISRAEFGMRSRRGTLSDRVRLHFVIFAAAAGDSS
- a CDS encoding SixA phosphatase family protein, translated to MHELILLRHAHAEKARAGEADDERNLSLTGEAEAEAAAAWLKRRGARPARVLCSPSARTRQTLERVLAALEFSDTRFEPAIYDATAGTLMSLLDSHSDAEQVLLVGHNPGIETLVALLATGQSGEFRGMPPAGIAWLELDGSLEPGAGSLKAFWSP
- a CDS encoding ParA family protein; its protein translation is MRKVLIASCKGGCGKTTLATHLAAHDAIAGFNTVLVDCDRLAASRHWCERRAGMASAVLPIDGTRRGWRERIPDGAQRVIIDTAAGSTVEDIEGFLDFVDAVLVPVLPSPFDLEASSPFVQGLAQLARIKRDKVGGGLVANRLRPWTHGTQLALEQMRQMALPVVAEIRDTQGYVMATGLGKSLFDYHSEAVRGHQDDWKPLLRWLKKHD